A genomic region of Luteibacter aegosomatissinici contains the following coding sequences:
- a CDS encoding helix-turn-helix domain-containing protein gives MQKAVFTETVCRRFNASSLKTIFARSEASDPIAISRVITQATRTKKLPAEPAFVVHVQTGQVNHGELYVDDLPLGLRTQHAGHVRIVDMAGRPYADIHDDADFLRINLSYRTLDELAYEHGLPRSLRLQQTVNVMDPVLHGLASALLAHFDLYGEHDQLFIDYVGLAFFVHIARRYGDTRLRERLPGQLTPGQLKSACDMLLANMSGGVNLSELARACEISPSYFARCFRRTTGVPPHRWLMNERVRLAKRLLREGPMPISEIAYACGFSDQSHLTRIFIRSEAVSPGRWRKQFRPASESG, from the coding sequence ATGCAGAAAGCCGTATTCACGGAGACGGTCTGTCGCCGCTTTAACGCTTCGTCGCTGAAGACCATTTTTGCCAGGTCGGAAGCGAGCGATCCCATCGCGATATCCCGGGTCATCACGCAGGCAACTCGGACAAAGAAACTCCCCGCCGAGCCGGCGTTCGTTGTTCATGTTCAGACGGGTCAGGTCAACCATGGCGAACTCTATGTGGACGACCTGCCGCTCGGCCTTCGAACCCAGCACGCTGGCCACGTCCGGATCGTCGACATGGCTGGCCGCCCCTATGCTGATATCCACGATGATGCGGATTTCCTGCGCATCAACTTGAGCTACAGGACCCTAGACGAACTCGCCTACGAGCATGGGTTACCACGATCGTTGCGTCTTCAGCAAACTGTCAACGTCATGGACCCCGTCCTTCATGGCCTCGCGTCAGCGCTCTTGGCGCATTTTGACCTCTATGGCGAGCACGATCAGTTGTTCATTGACTATGTGGGCCTTGCGTTCTTTGTCCATATTGCACGTCGCTATGGGGACACACGGTTGCGGGAGAGGCTTCCCGGCCAACTGACGCCTGGTCAACTGAAGTCAGCATGCGACATGTTGCTGGCCAATATGTCTGGGGGCGTGAATCTTTCCGAGCTTGCGAGGGCCTGTGAAATTTCCCCGAGCTATTTTGCCCGATGTTTCCGTCGGACGACGGGTGTGCCCCCTCATCGCTGGCTGATGAACGAACGGGTCAGGCTCGCCAAGCGGCTGCTTCGGGAAGGCCCAATGCCCATTTCCGAAATTGCCTATGCGTGCGGGTTTTCTGACCAGAGCCATCTGACAAGGATCTTCATCCGGTCTGAGGCGGTATCTCCCGGACGTTGGCGCAAGCAGTTCCGGCCGGCGTCGGAGTCGGGGTGA
- a CDS encoding alpha/beta fold hydrolase produces MKKRAIARAAALAAGLAVASFGASANKAVVPASHVILVHGAWADGSSWSKVIPLLTAKGLDVTAVQLPLTSLADDAATVKRAIALESGPVVLVGHSYGGAVITEAGNDEKVSALVYVAAFAPDKGQSAGSLSASVQPPPMAAEVRPDPNGFLKLTQKGIFEDFAQDVSAREKGVLFAAQAPTSVKSLGGNITEAAWHQKPSWYIVAGNDRAIPPTLEATMAKTIGATTKTIQASHVVMLSHPDEVAATILQAAGK; encoded by the coding sequence ATGAAGAAACGAGCCATCGCACGCGCAGCTGCACTTGCTGCGGGCCTCGCCGTCGCCTCTTTCGGCGCTTCGGCAAACAAGGCTGTGGTGCCAGCCTCTCACGTCATCCTCGTCCACGGTGCATGGGCCGACGGTTCGAGCTGGTCGAAGGTCATCCCCCTTCTGACAGCCAAAGGTCTCGATGTGACGGCCGTCCAGTTGCCCCTGACGTCGCTGGCGGACGATGCCGCCACTGTAAAGCGTGCCATCGCCCTTGAAAGCGGTCCAGTTGTCCTGGTCGGCCACTCGTACGGTGGCGCGGTCATCACCGAGGCGGGCAACGACGAAAAGGTCTCTGCGCTGGTCTACGTCGCCGCGTTCGCTCCCGACAAGGGACAGTCAGCTGGGTCACTGAGCGCCTCCGTCCAGCCGCCGCCCATGGCCGCTGAAGTCAGGCCCGACCCGAACGGGTTCCTGAAGCTCACGCAGAAGGGCATCTTCGAGGACTTCGCCCAGGACGTATCTGCAAGAGAGAAGGGGGTCCTCTTTGCGGCTCAGGCGCCGACCAGCGTAAAATCACTGGGTGGGAACATCACGGAAGCGGCGTGGCACCAGAAGCCGTCCTGGTACATTGTTGCCGGCAATGACCGTGCCATTCCGCCGACGCTCGAGGCAACCATGGCAAAAACCATCGGTGCAACGACGAAGACGATCCAGGCCAGCCATGTTGTAATGCTCTCCCACCCTGACGAAGTTGCCGCAACGATTCTGCAAGCTGCCGGCAAGTAA
- a CDS encoding helix-turn-helix domain-containing protein: MEIAELYVDGKAMGLKPQHAGFVRIVDMASQPFADIQTPAEFVQVNLPYRTLDELAYESGSPRIVRLMQALDTHDPVLHGLAVALKSHMSLYGGADQLFIDYVGLSFHAHVTSRYSSFCAPATPTRCLTPRQLKMATDRMMDGLAGTVSLVELAAECGMSQGYFARAFRHATGLPPHRWLTAERVRMAKKLLLGPMTIAGVALTCGFADQSHMTRVFAQFESLSPARWRRHFGTRA; the protein is encoded by the coding sequence GTGGAAATCGCCGAGTTGTACGTGGACGGCAAGGCAATGGGCCTGAAGCCTCAGCACGCCGGCTTTGTGAGGATTGTTGACATGGCGAGTCAGCCATTTGCCGACATCCAGACCCCAGCCGAGTTCGTACAAGTCAACCTTCCTTACCGGACGCTTGATGAACTGGCCTACGAAAGTGGTTCTCCACGCATCGTCCGTCTAATGCAGGCGCTCGATACGCATGACCCGGTCCTGCATGGTCTTGCGGTGGCGCTCAAGTCGCACATGTCGCTTTACGGCGGTGCAGATCAGTTGTTTATCGATTATGTCGGGCTGTCGTTCCACGCCCATGTAACCTCGCGGTACAGCAGTTTTTGCGCGCCCGCGACACCAACACGCTGCCTCACCCCCCGCCAACTCAAAATGGCGACCGACCGGATGATGGATGGCCTCGCGGGAACGGTCTCCCTTGTCGAACTCGCCGCGGAATGTGGGATGTCGCAGGGGTATTTCGCCCGGGCGTTCCGCCATGCAACGGGGCTTCCGCCCCACCGGTGGCTCACTGCCGAGCGGGTAAGGATGGCCAAGAAGCTTCTGCTCGGACCGATGACGATCGCAGGGGTCGCCCTGACATGCGGATTCGCCGATCAAAGCCATATGACACGCGTCTTCGCGCAGTTTGAATCGTTGAGCCCGGCACGTTGGCGTCGACACTTCGGCACGAGAGCCTGA
- a CDS encoding alpha/beta hydrolase: MNPIVSIAFSISAIIAPLTNAGEVSLPPAEVHHTQQFDFVSSATHESYRVKVSIPHGHAPRGGFPVIYVLDGDLLFGTFAEAAGNEGKAAERAPAVVVGIEGGEGKKGADRTYDFTPKDLTPYEKQVVVDLGPNPRFGGYDAFFRAITDEIKPRVGRLVPVDVAHQSIVGWSLGGQFVVHTMLTHPEAFTNYVALSPALWRSGRAVFGEIDGFERTITSSRRTVNLFVGVGSLEEELSPGMLKWDIDQTRFAAEMKYARMVGNVRDLDAALAPFFRSEGMAMESHIYLGDTHNTVVWTAVNPVLRFLLDTDHPK, from the coding sequence ATGAATCCTATTGTTTCTATTGCATTTTCTATTTCTGCAATCATTGCGCCATTGACGAACGCAGGCGAAGTGTCCCTGCCGCCTGCAGAAGTCCATCACACCCAGCAATTTGACTTCGTTTCCTCGGCAACGCACGAGTCCTACCGAGTGAAGGTGTCCATTCCGCACGGGCATGCGCCCCGTGGCGGCTTTCCAGTTATCTACGTTCTCGACGGCGACCTACTGTTTGGCACCTTTGCCGAAGCGGCGGGAAATGAGGGCAAAGCGGCCGAGCGAGCGCCTGCGGTGGTGGTGGGAATTGAGGGTGGGGAAGGGAAGAAAGGTGCGGATCGCACCTATGACTTCACTCCAAAAGACCTGACACCTTACGAAAAGCAAGTCGTTGTTGATCTGGGGCCGAATCCCCGGTTTGGCGGCTATGACGCATTCTTTCGTGCCATCACTGATGAAATCAAGCCACGGGTGGGCCGGCTCGTGCCGGTTGATGTTGCCCACCAGAGTATTGTCGGCTGGTCCCTTGGTGGTCAGTTCGTGGTGCATACGATGCTGACGCACCCGGAGGCCTTCACCAACTACGTTGCCTTGAGTCCAGCACTTTGGCGAAGTGGCAGGGCAGTATTTGGCGAGATCGATGGGTTCGAACGAACCATCACGAGCAGCAGACGCACGGTCAATCTCTTTGTTGGAGTGGGCTCCTTGGAAGAAGAGCTCTCGCCAGGCATGCTGAAGTGGGATATCGATCAAACCAGATTCGCGGCTGAGATGAAGTATGCGCGCATGGTCGGGAATGTCCGGGATCTCGACGCTGCGTTGGCGCCCTTCTTCCGCTCGGAAGGCATGGCGATGGAGTCGCATATTTATCTTGGGGACACCCATAACACCGTTGTTTGGACCGCAGTCAATCCGGTGCTTCGTTTCCTGCTCGACACCGACCACCCCAAGTGA